Proteins encoded by one window of Candidatus Finniella inopinata:
- a CDS encoding nucleotidyltransferase domain-containing protein: protein MTKTRLSSSEHEKICDAFKKVFAPDDQLWLFGSKVNLSAKGGDIDLYVETEFDVSKVVQLELQFSKELFYRLDDRKIDVVIRYKDAPETLIFQIAKKTGVRMV from the coding sequence ATGACGAAAACTCGATTGTCAAGTTCTGAACATGAAAAAATATGTGATGCTTTTAAAAAGGTTTTTGCGCCCGATGATCAGCTGTGGCTATTTGGATCAAAAGTGAATTTGTCGGCAAAAGGGGGGGATATTGATTTATATGTTGAAACTGAATTCGATGTCTCAAAAGTTGTACAGCTTGAATTGCAGTTTTCAAAGGAACTGTTCTATCGGCTTGATGACCGTAAAATCGATGTGGTTATCCGCTATAAGGACGCCCCTGAAACATTGATTTTTCAAATCGCAAAAAAAACAGGAGTGCGCATGGTATGA
- the ettA gene encoding energy-dependent translational throttle protein EttA, with the protein MAAYQYIYVMKSLSKSYPGGKDVIKDLWLSFFPGAKIGIIGPNGSGKTSLLKIMAGLDKDYNGEAWSAQGIKVGYLAQEPELDETLDVFGNIMAGLSHIKELMDRFEAVNLRFSEPMTDDEMNALITEQGELQEKIDSLDAWDLDRKIEIAMDALRCPPADAKVTGLSGGEKRRVALCRLLMQKPDMLLLDEPTNHLDAESVAWLERYLKDYSGTVVLITHDRYFLDNVVGWILELDRGQGIPYEGNYSNWLEQKQKRLLQEQKQESSKQKQLARELEWIRQSPKARQSKSKARVQAYEDLLNETYDQGSGDGAIHIPAGQRLGDKVIEAHHLTKGFGDRLLIDDLNFRLPRGGIVGVIGPNGAGKTTLFRMLTGQEHPDSGTLEIGDTVVLGYVDQSRDTLDANKTVWQEISNGLDDVQLGKRSMPSRAYCGLFNFKGADQQKKVGQLSGGERNRVHLAKILKSGANVLMLDEPTNDLDVETLRSLEEGLLNFAGCAIVISHDRWFLDRIATHILAFEGDSQVVWFEGNYQSYEEDRHRRLGVSADQPHRIKYKPLER; encoded by the coding sequence GTGGCAGCTTACCAATATATTTATGTAATGAAAAGCCTTTCCAAGTCTTACCCAGGGGGAAAGGACGTCATCAAAGATTTATGGTTATCCTTTTTCCCAGGCGCCAAAATTGGCATTATCGGGCCGAACGGATCTGGCAAAACCAGTCTTTTGAAAATTATGGCGGGGCTTGATAAAGACTATAATGGGGAAGCTTGGTCTGCCCAAGGCATCAAAGTTGGTTACTTGGCCCAGGAACCAGAACTTGACGAGACCCTTGATGTATTCGGTAACATCATGGCCGGATTGTCGCATATCAAGGAACTGATGGATAGGTTTGAGGCTGTCAACTTGCGCTTTTCCGAGCCCATGACAGATGATGAAATGAATGCCCTGATCACTGAACAAGGGGAGCTGCAGGAGAAAATCGATTCCCTGGATGCCTGGGACCTTGACCGCAAAATTGAAATTGCGATGGATGCGCTTCGGTGCCCCCCTGCTGATGCAAAAGTTACCGGGCTCTCTGGCGGGGAAAAACGTCGGGTCGCCTTGTGCCGCTTGTTAATGCAAAAGCCTGATATGTTATTGCTGGACGAGCCCACGAACCACTTGGATGCTGAATCAGTCGCCTGGTTAGAACGATATCTAAAGGATTACTCTGGTACCGTTGTTTTAATCACCCATGATCGTTATTTCTTGGATAACGTGGTGGGGTGGATTTTAGAATTGGATCGCGGACAAGGTATCCCCTATGAAGGCAATTATTCCAATTGGTTAGAACAAAAACAAAAACGCCTGCTGCAAGAGCAAAAGCAAGAAAGTTCAAAGCAAAAGCAATTGGCCAGAGAATTAGAATGGATCCGCCAATCGCCGAAAGCCCGCCAAAGTAAAAGCAAAGCCCGTGTCCAAGCCTATGAAGATTTGTTAAATGAAACTTACGACCAAGGTTCAGGTGATGGAGCCATTCATATTCCCGCCGGCCAACGGTTGGGCGATAAGGTCATCGAGGCACACCACTTGACCAAAGGGTTTGGGGACCGTTTGTTAATTGATGATCTTAATTTCCGACTGCCGCGCGGCGGAATTGTTGGGGTTATTGGGCCCAACGGAGCGGGTAAGACCACCCTTTTCCGTATGCTAACAGGCCAAGAACATCCCGATTCTGGAACCTTAGAAATTGGGGATACCGTCGTTTTGGGATATGTCGACCAATCGCGTGACACTCTGGATGCCAATAAAACCGTGTGGCAAGAAATTTCCAATGGCCTAGACGACGTGCAATTGGGCAAGCGAAGCATGCCTAGCCGCGCCTATTGCGGATTGTTCAACTTTAAGGGGGCCGACCAACAAAAGAAGGTTGGCCAGCTGTCGGGTGGTGAGCGAAACCGCGTTCATCTGGCAAAGATTTTAAAGTCAGGCGCCAATGTCTTGATGCTGGACGAACCGACCAACGACTTGGACGTAGAGACGCTGCGATCTTTGGAAGAAGGCCTGCTTAACTTTGCCGGCTGTGCCATTGTCATCAGCCATGATCGATGGTTCCTGGACCGCATTGCCACGCATATATTGGCCTTTGAAGGCGACAGTCAAGTCGTTTGGTTCGAGGGGAATTATCAGTCGTACGAGGAAGACCGCCACCGCCGCCTGGGGGTCAGTGCGGACCAACCCCATCGGATAAAGTATAAGCCCCTGGAACGTTGA